Below is a window of Agrobacterium vitis DNA.
TCCGCGACCAACCCGAACCACCGTGTCGGCATTCTGTTTGGAACGCCTGACACCGTAAATGAGTGGCCAATTACGGCGACAGGCACGCTTATCGGGGCCGAGAAAAATAGCGGCGAGGTCAATGCAGGATATGGCGTAGACTTCCGCCAAGTCGCCTTCGCCAGGTGTTCTTTCGCCAGCTTGAACTTTTGTGTGGATGGCGGCGGCGGAATAAACGCTCAGCAATTGGTGGTCAATAGATCGTCGCCACAAGTTATGTTCTATGATACATCGGGTGGCACCGATACGAAACGGCTCCGCCTCATCCAAGCGCGTGGCACGTTCCATCTGCAGACTGGCAACGATGCAGGGACTACTTACACAGACGCCTATGAAGTTTCGTCGGATGCGACGGGTCCGAAAGGCCATACCTGGTCTACGTCAACTTCCGCTGGCACGTCGATCAAGCAGATGACCCTGAACTCGTCTGGGGAGCTTTCCGTTGCGGGCCGCGCCATCGCGCCTGCCACGATTTCCTCCGGGGTCAAGCCGACTTCAAGCGGAACATGCGTGGCCGGCTCATTCATCGGCGGGGCGACTGTGGGAGGGTTCACCACCGCTTCGACGTGCACCACTGGACAAACGATTGTCCTTAACTTCTCGGTTGAGTCTTCGACAGGTTGGGCTTGTCACGTAACGAACACCAACCATCCAACTGATTCCACCTATCAGCCTATCCAATCTGCTTACACGGTCAACACCGCGACATTCTCCGGACAAAACCTGCCGCAGGCTGGTGATAAGCTTTTGTTCTCCTGCCAGGGCTTCTAGAGTTTGTCAGGGAAAAGTGAAAATCGATTTTCACTAATAGACAAATGAAAACAAGATAATCTGGAGTCTGTCTAGTTCAATTTGAACCTAACAGACTTTAGATCTTTTTCGTCATTTTGTGACTCGAATCGAATTCTTCCGTGACCTCCGTTGTGATTCAGCGATATTTGCTGAATGGAGGCCGGTATCTCATGTATCGGCAGGCCCGCACCGTAAGCCGCCAGGGCGCCGTTCTCGACCGCTTTAATCTTGCCAATTGGGTCGGCAGGGCAGCGTTCGAATTGCGTCCCGTCTTCAATGCGCTTATCGCCGACCTGAAGCGCTCGACCAAGCTGTTCATGGATGAGACCCGTGCTCCGGTTCTCGATACTGGCTCACGCAAGGCCAATGGCTTATCTGACAACCACACTCACTACCATCGTCAATGGCCACAAACAGAGCTGGATTGAGGAGCGGCTTCCTTGGAGTTCTCCCCCCTTTCGTTAAACACACCTCTTTCGAGAGGATCGTACTTGTCGTAAAACACTTGCATGAAAAACGAATTGGTTCATGAAATCTGGCTCGATCCCGAGCCAGATGGTCAATTGCTCCCCGGCCTTTGTCTGGCTGGTCCCATGGGAGACGGTTTTAGAGCGCTCCTTAATGAGGGGGCTGTGAAGGCGGGTGAAGTAACTGGTCAAAGCCATTTCGATGTCATGACGAAATACTGGAAGCTTCAGGGCTGGGGCAAGTATAATACGGAGCACCGACAGGATCACGAGCCATACCCGGACGAGTGGGTTCGAATTCAACGACATTTTTTCGACGCTATGGGAATTGTAGATTGACTGCGATGACAGCTCATTCGCATGGCGTTGAACAACACCAGTTTTACAGGCGAGCAATGTATTTTTAGTGATGTGTGATTGGCACATTGCTTATCATCGCAGCACTATTATCGAATGATCTTCGGGAGCGTTTTGTATGGCGAACGTAGCAGAAAAGTCGCTGCGTGCTTCGAGGCTATCCCAAGACGATCAGGGTGGACAATGGCAGCGAATTCATCTCCCGTGATCTCGACCTCTGGGCCTATGCGAACAACGTCACCCTGGACTTCTCGCGGCCAGGCAAGCCGACAGACAACGGCTTCATCGAGGCGTTCAACAGCAAGCTGAGGTCGGAGTGCCTGAACGCCCATTGGTTCCTGACCCTTGCAGATTCCCGCGAAAAGTTGGAGACTTGGCGTAAGTACTACAACGAGGAACGTCCTCACTCGGCGATCGGATATAACGTCCCCATTGCCCTGCATAATCCCGGTGGCGCAACCAGCCAGCCATCGTGATCAGAGCCGGAAAACTCTAATTCCCGGCGGTCCAAGGTTTGGTCCCAGAGCAATAATAGGTCGGACTCTACTAAAATTTTGAAGGATTATCGGGTTCGGTTCAGCATCACCATCTCCAACTCGCATCAAAAAAACCTGAGTTGCGTACTGTGCCGCATTATTAAACAATATCTTTCAAGATGTTGTATTTATTATTTTTCTTCGAATGATCCCCTTGATCAGGGGATTGCTGTCCGGCAACGTTCCCCTTATAATAAGGGAAAAAATGACGATCAGCAGTCGACGTGAAACTAGATATGGAAATTACAGCATGTTGAATGTGAGTACTCTCGACAACTGGCAAGGGCGAAAAGTGTTGGTCGTCGGGGATGTGATGCTTGATAGATTTGTTTATGGAAATGTTGAAAGGGTCTCCCCGGAAGCTCCTGTTCCTGTTTTGCATTTCAAGTCGCAAATGGAAATGTTGGGTGGGGCTGCTAACGTAGCAAGAAACGTTGTTTCTCTGGGAGGGCAATCGGTTTTAATTGGCGTCGTCGGAGATGATGAAGCCGGAAGAGCCATTTGCGGCGAACTGGCAACGCGCGACGGCGTCGAAACTCATATTGTAAAGTCGTCGAAAATTCCAACGACTGTAAAAACACGATTTGTCGCCAACGGGCAGCAGATTATGCGTCTCGATGTTGAGGTTCGCCTTCAGCACGATTTAGAAATTGAAGATATGATATGCGCGTCGGTCGCTAAGCAGCTTGAAGACGCGGAAATCGTTGTTCTTTCCGATTATGCAAAAGGTACGCTTTCAGAAGGTACGGTTAAGCGCCTGATCTCTATGGTAAAAAAGACTGGAAAGCTAGTCGTTGTCGATCCTAAGGTCAGCGACGTTTCCCGCTACTCAGGGGCTAGCGTTATTACACCAAATGCGCTTGAAGCAGCGGCTATTTCAGGTGTTCAGTGTTCCACTGATGAATCAGCGGAACGAGCTGCGCGCTTGATTATGGAGAAAACTGATGTTTCTGCAGTTCTTCTTACGAGAAGCGCTCAAGGAATGACCGTTTTTGCTTCCGATGTTGGTGAGTATATAACCACTCATATTCCAACTACAGCCTCTGAGGTTTTTGATGTTTCTGGAGCCGGAGATACTGTTGTAGCCGCGTTGGCTCTTGCCTTGAGTGCGGGTGAAAGCGTTGTGGCTTCTGCGAGGATTGCTAATTTGGCGGCGGGAGTGTCGGTATCCAAGCCCGGTACTTCTGTGGTTTTGCCTCATGAATTACGCCGGGCGGTTCGCGTTCAAAGTGATAAATTGAGCCACAACATATTTCCGATTAATGAGGCGGCGTTGATTGTAAATGAGTGGAAGAAGGCTGGGCTAAAAGTTGGTTTTACAAATGGTTGCTACGATTTGATTCATCCAGGACATGTTGCGCTCCTCAAACAAGCTCGAGCCACCTGTGATCGTCTCGTCGTTGGTCTTAATACAGACAATTCTGTCCGTAGATTGAAAGGCGACTCGAGGCCGGTTCAATCTGAGAACGCTCGTGCGGTTGTCATGTCTTCGATCGACAGCGTTGATTTAGTCGTCCTTTTTGATGAAGATACCCCTCTATCAATCATTGATCTTCTTGATCCTGATGTGTTGATTAAGGGAGCAGACTATTCGGTGAACACGGTAGTTGGCGCTGATCTGATTATCGGGCGCGGCGGTAAGGTCGTTCTGGTGCCACTTGAGCAGGGGCATAGTACAACATCGATAATTGAGCGCGCTCATGCGGGTGGCTAAACTTATGAAGCTGGGCCGTCGTATCCAATTGAATCTGCTGTAAGATGTGATGCGTTGTAAGTGTCAGAAGGTGGCGCAGCGGTGTGATGCTCTTTGGGAGTCGTTTTATTTTGCCGAACAATCTCCTCATTCTGAACCTAGTGAGATGATGGGTACGGGATATCCGATGTCGCTGAAGAGATTTGGGAAATTTGATCTTTGGTAAAGGTCGGATTTTTTCAACGTTGTGGTGTGTTTGCCGTTTGAAGCGGAACTCGTTGAAAACTTACATATCGAAATGGAGAGAATGGAATGTATGTCGTAACCGGGGGGGCTGGATTTATTGGCTCAAATATTGCTGCAGCGCTCGATCAGCGTGGCGATGATATTGTGATAATCGATCATTTTGGTTCGGATGACTTCAAATGGCGTAATATCGCTAAACGCCGTATCAAATCGATCGTTAATCCCAAAGAAGGTTCCGCTTTCATCGAGCGCAACGCACAATTGATATCTGGTATTTTCCATATGGGGGCCATATCAGCGACGACAGAAACTGATATTGATTTAATAGTCGAGAACAATATAAATTTTTCTCAAGAACTTTGGAATATTTGTTCAGAACATCAAATACCTTTTGTCTATGCGTCGTCGGCGGCAACTTACGGAGATGGGTCGCTGGGATTCGTAGATAATGAAGAAGATGCCTACTTATCTTCTTTACGTCCACTAAATGCTTATGGTTGGAGTAAGCATCTTTTCGATCGCATGGTTCAGGGTGCTATCGCGAGAAAAGAAAAAACTCCTCCTGTGTGGGGGGGGCTGAAATTCTTTAACGTCTATGGGCCAAACGAATATCATAAAGGGCCGCAAAGGAGTGTAGCCGTTCAGCTTTATGAGCAAATTGTACGCGAGGGCTCTGCCAAGTTGTTTCGTTCTGATCATCCTGATTATGCTGATGGCGGCCAGTTGAGGGATTTTGTCTGGGTTGGTGACTGCGTGGATGTTGCGTTGTGGCTAATGAGCGGACAATCAAAATTGTCAGGAATCTATAATGTTGGATCTGGATCTGCGCGTAGTTTCCGTGAGAAAGCTGAAATTATATTTTCCACTTTAGGAAAACCAATACATATCGACTACGTTGATCTTCCTCCGAAATTGAAGGGAAAATATCAGTACTTTACAGAGGCTTCTCTGGAAAAGCTAAGAGCTGCTGGTTATGAAAAACCCCTGACTACGCTTGAGGTTGGAATGAAGCGATATGTCGAATATTTCCTGGGGCAACCTGATGTATTCATATGATGATATATCATCGAAGGCTAAAAATTTGTCAGATATCAATCGCGAAGCCGATGTAGCTAATAATTGGCTGAAATGCTGTGCGTTGCCGTTGTGGTCTGGCATAGGCTTCGACAGGGAGAAGCAATCTTTCCACGAGCAATTAGATTTTTCTCTTTCGCCGCTTACAAGTCAACGACGAGTGATGGTCCAAGCGCGTCAAATCGTGGTTTTTTCCGCAGCATATTTAAACGGCGACTGTCATGCGGGCAAAGAGCTTGCACTTTGCGCAGTTGAATCGATGCTGCAAAATTATGAAGACCGTGAGGGCCGTGGTGGCTTCGTATTTTCAATTGACCCGAGGACAGGGCAGTTGGATGATCGTCGTGATCTTTACGCTCACGCCTTTGTTTTGTTTTCTCTTGCGTGGGTTTTGAGGCTAGAAAATCGTCAGTCCTTTAAGGATGCGATAGAGCGAACGCTGTCGTTTCTCGAGTTACATTTAAGCGATTCCGTACGCGGAGGCTATTGGGATAGTTTGCCTCGACTTGATGATAAGCGCAGTCAAAATCCGCACATGCATCTGTTGGAGGCATTTATTGCCTTGTATGAAACGACGGGTGAAAGACGGTTTCTTGATCTTAGCCGGCAGTTGCGTGACCTTGCCGTGACAAAGTTTTTAAATTTAGAAACCGGGTCGTTGTGCGAATATTTTACGGATGACTGGACTGTCTACCCTTCGCTTGACAAAGGAATTGTCGAGCCTGGCCACTTGTTTGAGTGGTCTTGGTTGCTGTCACGATTTTGGAGTTTGAGTGGCGAAGATCAGTCTTTGCCGATACGGTCAATGATGATGCGCGCTCTGAAAAGTGGCTTTAGCAATGATGAGGGACGTATCATTGACCAGATCGACGAACAAGGTAGATCATTGCTGAAAACTAGTCGATCATGGCCGCATACCGAGGCTCTGAAGGCGCTTACGTCAATTAGTATAATAAAACCTTCAGTTCAAAATCAGCTAGTAGCTAACATCCTCCAAAGATTAAAGAATAACTACTGTCCAGATAATTTGAAGGGTGGTTGGTATGATCAATTGAATGAGGATGATGTAAGTGTTAGGCCAAACATTCCGGCCAGCACTTTATATCATATTTATTTCGGTATAACGGCTGTTAAGCAATTTGTTGATAAGGGGCTAACCTATGAATTTACACCGGGTGATGTCCAATAAAATTGAGACGCCGCAAAAAGTGATCTTTTTAGACAGAGAT
It encodes the following:
- the rfaE1 gene encoding D-glycero-beta-D-manno-heptose-7-phosphate kinase, with product MLNVSTLDNWQGRKVLVVGDVMLDRFVYGNVERVSPEAPVPVLHFKSQMEMLGGAANVARNVVSLGGQSVLIGVVGDDEAGRAICGELATRDGVETHIVKSSKIPTTVKTRFVANGQQIMRLDVEVRLQHDLEIEDMICASVAKQLEDAEIVVLSDYAKGTLSEGTVKRLISMVKKTGKLVVVDPKVSDVSRYSGASVITPNALEAAAISGVQCSTDESAERAARLIMEKTDVSAVLLTRSAQGMTVFASDVGEYITTHIPTTASEVFDVSGAGDTVVAALALALSAGESVVASARIANLAAGVSVSKPGTSVVLPHELRRAVRVQSDKLSHNIFPINEAALIVNEWKKAGLKVGFTNGCYDLIHPGHVALLKQARATCDRLVVGLNTDNSVRRLKGDSRPVQSENARAVVMSSIDSVDLVVLFDEDTPLSIIDLLDPDVLIKGADYSVNTVVGADLIIGRGGKVVLVPLEQGHSTTSIIERAHAGG
- the rfaD gene encoding ADP-glyceromanno-heptose 6-epimerase — its product is MYVVTGGAGFIGSNIAAALDQRGDDIVIIDHFGSDDFKWRNIAKRRIKSIVNPKEGSAFIERNAQLISGIFHMGAISATTETDIDLIVENNINFSQELWNICSEHQIPFVYASSAATYGDGSLGFVDNEEDAYLSSLRPLNAYGWSKHLFDRMVQGAIARKEKTPPVWGGLKFFNVYGPNEYHKGPQRSVAVQLYEQIVREGSAKLFRSDHPDYADGGQLRDFVWVGDCVDVALWLMSGQSKLSGIYNVGSGSARSFREKAEIIFSTLGKPIHIDYVDLPPKLKGKYQYFTEASLEKLRAAGYEKPLTTLEVGMKRYVEYFLGQPDVFI
- a CDS encoding AGE family epimerase/isomerase; translated protein: MSNISWGNLMYSYDDISSKAKNLSDINREADVANNWLKCCALPLWSGIGFDREKQSFHEQLDFSLSPLTSQRRVMVQARQIVVFSAAYLNGDCHAGKELALCAVESMLQNYEDREGRGGFVFSIDPRTGQLDDRRDLYAHAFVLFSLAWVLRLENRQSFKDAIERTLSFLELHLSDSVRGGYWDSLPRLDDKRSQNPHMHLLEAFIALYETTGERRFLDLSRQLRDLAVTKFLNLETGSLCEYFTDDWTVYPSLDKGIVEPGHLFEWSWLLSRFWSLSGEDQSLPIRSMMMRALKSGFSNDEGRIIDQIDEQGRSLLKTSRSWPHTEALKALTSISIIKPSVQNQLVANILQRLKNNYCPDNLKGGWYDQLNEDDVSVRPNIPASTLYHIYFGITAVKQFVDKGLTYEFTPGDVQ